A stretch of the Rhodospirillales bacterium genome encodes the following:
- a CDS encoding 2-dehydro-3-deoxygalactonokinase, whose translation MSGGFVAIDWGSSNFRAYRVGASGELLDRLATAEGVANLDRDGMARAVDEVVSRWPTEANALFCCGMIGSTVGWAEVPYLTCPIHPDEIARQMTSMTIAGNAVQVSPGLTCRSTDGFPDVIRGEEVLCLGVVRRTERLQSGLGLLCMPGTHTKWIAIRNGVVGSFSTSLVGELYEALSASSLLKNHLKGVARDGEEFRLGVNSGHSGGGLMRILFGVRSRSVVKELADNAAASFASGILIGNDIRDAMNVYSELIDAGPVILIGETGLCALYRAALQHLGHDAVVTPSEDVCVEGFKFIHDMIGRR comes from the coding sequence ATGAGCGGTGGATTTGTGGCGATTGACTGGGGTTCCTCGAATTTCCGTGCCTACAGGGTAGGCGCGTCGGGAGAGCTTCTTGATCGTCTGGCGACCGCCGAAGGCGTGGCGAACCTGGACCGCGATGGGATGGCGCGCGCGGTCGATGAGGTGGTGTCCCGATGGCCGACGGAGGCCAACGCCCTCTTCTGTTGCGGCATGATCGGATCGACGGTGGGATGGGCGGAAGTTCCCTACCTGACCTGTCCCATACATCCCGACGAAATCGCTCGACAAATGACCTCAATGACGATTGCGGGCAACGCGGTACAAGTGTCTCCGGGGCTGACCTGCCGCTCGACCGACGGGTTTCCCGATGTCATCAGGGGAGAAGAAGTGCTGTGCCTCGGCGTCGTCCGGAGGACGGAGCGGCTTCAGAGCGGCCTCGGGCTCCTCTGTATGCCGGGAACCCACACCAAATGGATTGCCATCAGGAACGGTGTTGTTGGCTCATTTTCGACGTCACTGGTCGGCGAACTCTATGAGGCGCTTTCGGCAAGCAGTTTGCTGAAGAACCATCTGAAGGGCGTCGCACGCGACGGGGAGGAATTTCGGCTCGGTGTGAACTCCGGCCATTCAGGTGGCGGGCTCATGCGCATCCTGTTCGGTGTACGCAGCCGCTCCGTGGTCAAGGAGCTCGCCGATAACGCTGCGGCTTCATTCGCGTCGGGAATTTTGATCGGGAACGACATTCGAGACGCGATGAACGTGTATTCGGAATTGATCGATGCGGGTCCGGTGATACTGATTGGCGAAACGGGCCTGTGCGCGCTCTATCGAGCTGCGCTGCAACATCTGGGGCACGACGCAGTTGTCACGCCATCCGAGGACGTTTGTGTCGAGGGGTTCAAATTCATTCATGACATGATCGGCCGAAGGTAG
- a CDS encoding 2-dehydro-3-deoxy-6-phosphogalactonate aldolase — translation MPLMAILRGVTGSEAEEVGAELVAAGIGVLEVPLNSPDPYDSIRVLRDTLRDSAVVGAGTVVSSSDVQRVLDAGGQIVVAPNTDERVIEACLQRDLVPVPGFATASEAFRAISAGATFLKLFPVNAFAPSFVGALAAVLPAGVSVLAVGGVDLTNCRTYLDAGYRGLGVGSSLYQPGCTVEQLRQHAGKFVRICRDWQGDLEPGRT, via the coding sequence ATGCCCTTGATGGCAATTCTCCGGGGAGTGACCGGGTCGGAAGCGGAGGAGGTGGGTGCCGAGCTCGTCGCGGCGGGCATCGGCGTATTGGAAGTCCCGCTCAACTCCCCGGATCCCTACGACAGTATCCGGGTCCTGCGAGACACCCTTCGGGATTCCGCTGTGGTCGGCGCAGGCACGGTTGTCTCCTCCAGCGACGTGCAACGAGTACTAGATGCGGGAGGCCAAATCGTGGTCGCTCCGAACACGGACGAGCGCGTTATCGAGGCGTGTTTGCAACGCGATCTGGTACCCGTGCCTGGCTTCGCAACCGCGTCAGAAGCGTTTCGGGCGATCAGCGCCGGCGCGACGTTCCTCAAGCTGTTTCCTGTCAACGCCTTTGCCCCAAGCTTTGTGGGCGCATTGGCTGCCGTGCTGCCTGCAGGAGTTTCCGTATTGGCAGTCGGGGGAGTCGATCTTACGAATTGCCGGACCTACCTGGACGCGGGTTACCGGGGCCTTGGGGTCGGAAGCAGCCTTTACCAACCCGGCTGTACCGTGGAGCAGCTGAGGCAACATGCAGGGAAGTTCGTCAGGATTTGCCGTGACTGGCAGGGCGATTTGGAACCCGGACGGACATGA
- a CDS encoding pyridoxamine 5'-phosphate oxidase family protein, producing MLTQEMVRLISSFSAGAVATVNADGSPSVSPKATFVILDAQTLAFGHIRSPGTVRNLHRNPAIEICFTDIVTRRAVRVTGTAAVIPRADAAPELDAAFDAAWSLYRPHMKAYVKVAITAAEMIWSPAYDLGLTEDELRKANLEKLNAL from the coding sequence ATGCTGACGCAAGAAATGGTAAGGCTGATCAGCAGCTTCTCTGCAGGTGCCGTCGCGACCGTGAACGCCGATGGCTCGCCATCGGTTTCTCCCAAGGCGACATTCGTGATTCTGGACGCTCAGACACTGGCTTTCGGCCATATCCGATCGCCAGGAACGGTCCGCAATCTGCACCGCAATCCCGCTATCGAAATCTGCTTCACCGATATCGTGACGCGCCGGGCCGTTCGCGTCACGGGTACAGCCGCGGTCATCCCACGTGCCGATGCCGCCCCTGAACTCGATGCCGCCTTCGATGCGGCTTGGAGCCTCTACCGCCCTCATATGAAGGCCTACGTGAAGGTTGCCATCACGGCGGCTGAAATGATCTGGTCGCCCGCCTACGACCTCGGTCTGACCGAGGACGAGCTACGGAAGGCCAACCTCGAAAAGCTGAACGCTCTCTGA
- a CDS encoding HlyD family secretion protein, with translation MPGQLETGRTLDLGAERRFRPAVASDQTAPPPAPEPAPPADAPAPARWRRLLFLAGRVLLLLVLLATMAAWAAQWVRTSVLYVHEADARVKADILAVSSTAEGVLLERLVGEGDRVARGQVLARLDTRAAELALAETDSELAALEAELRRVDAQAALTEGQVEARIATARSQVGEAEANRRAHTDELTYLEAEFQRMEALAASGAVPAARLERARADFLTARQELGRAAAGVAKAEAQLAEAAADRAMLGVSAAERVALGARSAEIAARRQRQEIDLADRTITSPIDGVVGGTFAMAGEYVSAGERLLVLHDPAGIWVETNIRETEVARLEVGQPVRIEVDAYPDLEVAGRVARIGDAATSQFSLLPRLNDSSTFTKVTQRIKVRVDIEPPDARLKPGMMVEVYVDDGSADGFWSWLR, from the coding sequence TTGCCCGGGCAGCTTGAAACCGGACGCACTCTCGACCTCGGCGCCGAGCGCCGGTTCCGCCCGGCCGTCGCCTCCGACCAGACCGCCCCGCCGCCGGCACCCGAGCCCGCGCCCCCCGCCGATGCCCCCGCGCCGGCGCGCTGGCGCCGGCTGCTGTTCCTGGCCGGGCGGGTCCTGCTCCTGCTGGTCCTGCTGGCCACCATGGCCGCCTGGGCGGCGCAGTGGGTCCGCACCTCGGTCCTCTACGTGCACGAGGCCGACGCCCGCGTGAAGGCCGACATCCTCGCCGTCAGCAGCACTGCCGAGGGCGTCCTCCTCGAGCGCCTGGTCGGCGAGGGCGACCGCGTCGCCAGGGGCCAGGTCCTCGCCCGGCTCGACACCCGCGCGGCGGAGCTGGCCCTCGCCGAGACCGATTCCGAGCTCGCCGCCCTCGAGGCCGAGCTGCGCCGCGTCGATGCGCAGGCGGCGCTCACCGAGGGCCAGGTCGAGGCCCGCATCGCGACCGCCCGCTCGCAGGTCGGCGAGGCGGAGGCCAACCGGCGCGCCCACACTGACGAGCTGACGTACCTCGAGGCGGAGTTCCAGCGCATGGAGGCGCTGGCGGCGTCGGGCGCGGTCCCGGCGGCGCGCCTGGAGCGGGCGCGGGCGGACTTCCTGACGGCGCGCCAGGAGCTGGGGCGGGCGGCGGCCGGCGTCGCGAAGGCGGAGGCGCAGCTCGCGGAGGCGGCGGCCGACCGGGCGATGCTGGGGGTGAGCGCGGCCGAGCGGGTGGCGCTCGGGGCGCGGTCGGCGGAGATCGCGGCGCGCCGGCAGCGCCAGGAGATCGACCTTGCCGACCGGACGATCACGAGCCCGATCGACGGGGTGGTGGGCGGCACGTTCGCGATGGCCGGGGAGTACGTCTCGGCCGGCGAGCGGCTGCTGGTGCTGCACGATCCGGCCGGGATCTGGGTGGAGACCAACATCCGCGAGACCGAGGTCGCGCGGCTCGAAGTCGGGCAGCCGGTGCGGATCGAGGTCGACGCCTACCCCGACCTCGAGGTGGCGGGCCGGGTGGCGCGGATCGGCGATGCGGCGACCAGCCAGTTCTCGCTGCTGCCGCGGCTTAATGATTCGAGCACGTTCACGAAGGTGACGCAGCGGATCAAGGTGCGGGTCGACATCGAGCCGCCGGACGCACGGCTGAAGCCGGGGATGATGGTGGAGGTGTACGTCGACGACGGCTCGGCCGACGGGTTCTGGTCGTGGCTGCGGTAA
- a CDS encoding ATP-binding protein, whose protein sequence is MYKRFAERLAKEALSDTPVVLIIGPRRVGKTTLARKMEEGGRVYLTLDDQTALDAAQSDPAGFIRGLDRAIIDEIQRAPDLLLAIKKTVDEDYRPGRFLLTGSANVMTLQRVADSLAGRIETLRMLPLARAEIAGTAPTFLERLFAGELQGRREAAVGDKLVRIALVGGFPEAITRESERRRQAWARSWLTSVLTRDLQNIAEIEKLTELPRFVRFLAEHSGQLVNYSQFGSSIGVSYKTGQRYVGLLEQVFLVATLQPWYTNALKRIARTRKLHFLDSGLLATARGLTFNRIKANRREFGALLESFAFSETLKLVAASDLQLTPYYFRDQQMREVDIVLERDDGMIAGIEVKASATVRSGDFSGLRTLAAACEERFAHGVVLYDGTEFVPFADRLAAAPLACMWA, encoded by the coding sequence TTGTACAAGCGGTTCGCGGAACGTCTGGCGAAAGAAGCACTCTCCGACACCCCGGTGGTTCTGATCATCGGACCGCGACGGGTGGGCAAGACCACGCTGGCCCGGAAGATGGAGGAAGGCGGCCGCGTCTACCTCACGCTCGATGACCAGACGGCCCTCGACGCCGCACAATCGGACCCAGCAGGTTTCATTCGCGGACTGGACCGTGCCATCATCGACGAGATCCAGCGAGCGCCGGACCTGCTGCTGGCGATCAAGAAGACGGTAGACGAAGACTACCGTCCAGGCCGATTCCTGCTGACCGGCTCCGCCAACGTCATGACCTTGCAGCGGGTCGCCGACAGCTTGGCCGGCCGGATCGAAACCCTCCGGATGCTGCCGCTGGCGCGGGCAGAAATTGCGGGCACGGCGCCGACCTTTCTGGAGCGCCTGTTCGCGGGGGAACTGCAGGGACGCCGTGAGGCGGCCGTGGGGGACAAGCTCGTCCGCATCGCTCTGGTCGGTGGCTTCCCCGAGGCGATCACCCGCGAGAGCGAGCGCCGACGGCAAGCCTGGGCGCGTTCATGGCTGACGTCGGTCCTCACCCGCGATCTGCAAAACATCGCAGAGATCGAGAAGCTGACCGAGCTGCCGAGGTTCGTCCGGTTCCTGGCGGAGCATTCCGGGCAGCTGGTCAACTATTCGCAGTTCGGCTCCAGCATCGGTGTCAGCTACAAGACCGGACAGCGCTATGTTGGGTTGCTGGAGCAGGTCTTCTTGGTCGCGACATTACAGCCGTGGTACACGAATGCGCTGAAGCGGATCGCGAGGACGCGAAAGCTGCATTTTCTCGATTCGGGTCTGCTTGCCACGGCGCGCGGACTGACCTTCAACCGGATCAAGGCGAATCGCAGGGAGTTCGGCGCGCTGCTCGAAAGTTTCGCGTTCTCGGAGACCCTGAAACTCGTTGCGGCGTCGGATCTGCAGTTGACGCCGTACTATTTCCGGGACCAGCAGATGCGCGAGGTGGACATCGTGCTGGAACGCGACGACGGCATGATCGCGGGGATTGAGGTCAAGGCGTCCGCTACCGTGAGGTCGGGCGATTTCTCGGGACTGCGGACCCTGGCCGCAGCGTGCGAGGAACGTTTTGCCCATGGCGTGGTGCTCTATGACGGCACCGAGTTCGTGCCGTTCGCGGACAGGCTGGCGGCGGCACCGCTTGCATGCATGTGGGCGTGA
- a CDS encoding 3-deoxy-7-phosphoheptulonate synthase class II: MTSQWSPDSWRALPARQMPDYSDGDALSQVERELAAHPPLVFGGEIRSLKSQLANAAEGRAFVLQGGDCAESFAEFSADNLRDTFRVLLQMAVVLTYSSRMPVVKLGRIAGQFAKPRSEPTETQNGVTLPIYRGDIINDIAFSEEGRAPDPSRMLKAYSQAAASLNLLRAFAQGGYADLQKVHQWTLDFVRGSEQAELYQNYADRIADAMAFMAAVGITPETAPVTRTVDFFTSHEALLLPYEQALTRVDSLTGQWFGCSAHLLWVGERTRNPGEAHLEFARGINNPLAVKIGPRTEPDVLIELADMLNPDNEPGRLTFISRMGADQVGERLPPLLRKTREEGRSVLWICDPMHGNTFKSTTGYKTRRLERVCAEIRGFFDAHRAEGTHPGGIHLEMTGRDVTECVGGVQRISEENLGLRYHTHCDPRLNATQGLEVAFQVAELLGRDHADSGLRRVA; the protein is encoded by the coding sequence ATGACCTCTCAATGGTCGCCGGACAGTTGGCGCGCCCTCCCGGCCCGCCAGATGCCGGACTACAGCGATGGCGACGCGCTGTCGCAGGTCGAACGCGAACTCGCGGCGCATCCCCCGCTCGTGTTCGGCGGCGAGATCCGCAGTTTGAAATCGCAGCTAGCGAACGCGGCGGAAGGCCGCGCGTTCGTGCTCCAGGGCGGCGACTGCGCAGAAAGTTTCGCGGAGTTCAGCGCCGACAACCTGCGGGACACGTTTCGGGTCCTCCTCCAGATGGCCGTTGTGCTCACGTACAGCTCGCGTATGCCCGTGGTGAAGCTCGGCAGGATTGCCGGGCAGTTCGCGAAGCCGCGCTCGGAGCCCACAGAGACACAGAACGGAGTGACGCTCCCGATCTACCGGGGCGACATCATCAACGACATCGCGTTCTCGGAAGAGGGCCGCGCACCCGACCCGTCCCGCATGCTGAAGGCCTACTCGCAGGCAGCGGCGTCGCTGAACCTGCTGCGCGCCTTCGCGCAGGGCGGCTATGCGGATCTCCAGAAAGTTCACCAGTGGACCCTTGATTTCGTCCGCGGCAGCGAGCAGGCGGAGCTCTACCAGAACTACGCCGACAGGATCGCGGACGCGATGGCGTTCATGGCCGCCGTCGGCATCACTCCGGAGACCGCGCCGGTCACCCGGACCGTCGATTTCTTCACGAGCCACGAGGCCCTGCTGCTCCCCTACGAGCAGGCGCTGACGCGGGTCGACAGCCTCACGGGCCAGTGGTTCGGGTGCTCGGCACACCTCCTCTGGGTCGGCGAGCGCACGCGGAACCCGGGCGAGGCACACCTCGAGTTTGCCCGCGGGATCAACAATCCCCTGGCCGTCAAGATCGGGCCCCGGACCGAACCAGACGTCCTGATCGAACTGGCGGACATGCTGAACCCGGACAACGAACCCGGGCGGCTGACCTTCATTTCGCGCATGGGCGCGGACCAAGTCGGCGAACGCCTGCCGCCCTTGCTTCGCAAGACGCGCGAAGAAGGCCGAAGCGTGCTTTGGATCTGCGATCCCATGCACGGGAACACCTTCAAGTCCACGACGGGCTACAAGACCCGGCGGCTCGAGCGGGTCTGCGCAGAGATCCGCGGGTTCTTCGACGCGCACCGCGCCGAAGGCACCCACCCGGGCGGCATTCACCTGGAGATGACCGGGCGCGACGTGACCGAGTGCGTGGGCGGCGTCCAGCGAATCTCCGAGGAAAACCTCGGCCTCCGCTACCACACGCACTGCGACCCGCGCCTGAACGCTACGCAGGGACTGGAGGTGGCGTTCCAGGTCGCCGAGCTCCTCGGCAGGGACCACGCCGACTCGGGCCTGCGGCGGGTCGCCTGA
- the gorA gene encoding glutathione-disulfide reductase, with translation MRTPESYDLVVLGAGSGGVRAARIAAGHGAKVAICESDRVGGTCVLRGCIPKKFLVYAAHYRDSFADAAAYGWTVDAARHDWGALIRAKDAELDRLNGIYCRLLDDAGVVTVMGHAVLLDPHTVQVGGRLLRADRIIVAVGGWPSVPPFSGNDLAITSNEALSLAERPDRVLIIGGGYIAVEFAGIFNGVGAEVVLAYRREQILRGFDGDVRAAITEELRAHGVDVQVSLAPERIRRTGDGLQTTMGDGSTFLSDQVLVATGRAPNTADLGLEEAGVELAQDGSAIVNDQLATSVPHIYAIGDVTNLLNLTPVATAQGHALADTLFGGSARSVDLSAVPSAVFSQPPIATVGWTEEKARASGRPIDVYRTSFRSLLHTLTGRDSKVMMKLVVDREGGRILGAHMVGDDAPEIMQMVGVAIRAGATKADFDATIGIHPTTAEEFVTLRTPVAEKEGAFAG, from the coding sequence ATGCGAACACCGGAATCCTACGACCTGGTCGTCCTTGGGGCCGGATCCGGCGGCGTGCGCGCGGCGCGCATCGCCGCCGGGCACGGCGCGAAGGTCGCGATCTGCGAGAGCGACCGGGTCGGCGGGACCTGCGTGCTGCGCGGATGCATCCCGAAGAAGTTCCTGGTCTACGCGGCGCACTACCGGGACAGCTTCGCCGACGCCGCCGCGTACGGCTGGACGGTAGACGCCGCCCGACACGACTGGGGCGCACTGATCCGCGCCAAGGACGCGGAACTTGACCGACTGAACGGCATCTATTGCCGGTTGCTGGACGACGCCGGTGTCGTCACGGTCATGGGGCACGCCGTTCTTCTGGACCCCCATACGGTCCAAGTCGGCGGGCGCCTGCTCCGCGCGGACCGGATCATCGTCGCGGTCGGCGGATGGCCGAGCGTCCCGCCGTTCTCCGGCAACGACCTTGCCATCACCTCCAACGAAGCGCTGTCGCTTGCCGAGCGACCGGACCGCGTCCTGATCATCGGCGGCGGCTACATCGCCGTCGAGTTTGCGGGCATTTTCAACGGGGTCGGCGCGGAGGTCGTTCTCGCCTACCGGCGCGAGCAGATCCTCCGCGGCTTCGATGGCGACGTCCGTGCCGCCATCACCGAGGAGCTGCGAGCCCACGGTGTCGACGTGCAGGTGAGCCTTGCGCCCGAGCGCATCCGACGCACCGGCGACGGCCTGCAAACCACCATGGGTGACGGTTCTACCTTCCTCAGCGACCAGGTCCTGGTCGCGACCGGCCGCGCCCCCAATACGGCCGACCTTGGCCTCGAGGAGGCGGGTGTCGAACTCGCGCAGGACGGCTCTGCCATCGTCAACGACCAGTTGGCCACGTCGGTACCCCACATCTATGCGATCGGTGACGTGACCAACCTCCTCAACCTCACGCCGGTCGCCACGGCACAGGGACACGCGCTCGCGGATACGCTCTTCGGCGGCTCGGCACGATCCGTGGACCTGAGCGCAGTACCTTCCGCTGTCTTCTCGCAACCACCGATCGCCACGGTCGGATGGACCGAGGAGAAGGCCAGGGCTTCAGGTCGGCCCATCGACGTGTACCGCACCTCATTTCGATCGCTGCTTCACACGCTTACGGGGCGCGACAGCAAGGTCATGATGAAGCTGGTCGTCGACCGTGAAGGCGGCCGCATCCTCGGCGCCCACATGGTGGGCGACGACGCGCCGGAGATCATGCAAATGGTGGGTGTCGCCATCCGCGCCGGGGCCACCAAGGCCGACTTCGACGCCACGATCGGGATTCACCCGACGACGGCCGAGGAATTCGTGACGCTGCGGACACCGGTGGCGGAGAAAGAAGGTGCATTTGCCGGGTAA
- a CDS encoding NAD-dependent succinate-semialdehyde dehydrogenase — translation MDIDLSQPLMALRDPALFRQQGCIGGKWQDADSGETIAVHNPADGRPVGTMPKMGAAETTRAIEAADAAWPDWRARTAKERSQIIRRWHDLILENGDDLALIMTLENGKPLAESKGEIAYSSWFVDWFAEEGKRAYGHTIPSTMGDRRILTIKQPVGVCGLITPWNFPAAMITRKGAPALAAGCTMVIKPASATPFTATALVELALRAGVPPGVMNIVSGPSGQIGDTLCTSEKVRKISFTGSTEVGRILIQKAASTIKNVSMELGGNAPLIIFDDADLDAAVEGAMACKYRNGGQTCVCANRIFVQDGIYEAFAEKFAAQVRGLAVGNGLAEGTEIGPLIDRNAVEKVESHVSDAVTGGAEVAAGGQRHDLGGNFYQPTVLTGVSRTMRIFHEETFGPVAPLIRFSSEAEVIEMANDTCFGLAGYFYSRDIGRIWRVAEALEYGMVAVNAGILSTEVAPFGGVKESGLGREGAQEGLEEYLETKYLCLAGM, via the coding sequence ATGGATATCGATCTCAGCCAGCCGCTCATGGCGCTTCGCGATCCCGCGCTTTTCCGTCAGCAGGGCTGCATCGGCGGCAAGTGGCAGGACGCCGACTCGGGTGAAACGATCGCTGTCCACAATCCGGCAGACGGTCGTCCGGTCGGAACGATGCCGAAGATGGGCGCGGCGGAGACCACCCGCGCCATCGAGGCAGCTGACGCGGCGTGGCCTGACTGGCGGGCCCGCACCGCCAAGGAGCGCAGCCAGATCATCCGGCGCTGGCACGACCTGATCCTGGAAAATGGCGACGACCTGGCCCTGATCATGACCCTCGAAAACGGGAAGCCGCTGGCCGAATCCAAGGGGGAAATCGCCTATTCGTCCTGGTTCGTCGACTGGTTCGCCGAGGAAGGCAAGCGCGCGTACGGCCACACCATCCCGAGCACCATGGGTGATCGACGCATTCTCACGATCAAGCAGCCGGTCGGCGTCTGCGGCCTCATTACCCCGTGGAACTTCCCGGCGGCGATGATCACTCGCAAGGGCGCTCCGGCACTCGCCGCCGGGTGCACGATGGTCATCAAGCCAGCCTCAGCCACGCCGTTCACGGCGACGGCGCTCGTCGAGCTGGCCCTTCGCGCCGGCGTGCCGCCCGGGGTCATGAACATCGTTTCCGGCCCGTCCGGCCAGATCGGCGACACGCTGTGCACGAGCGAGAAGGTCCGGAAGATCTCATTCACCGGCTCGACGGAAGTCGGGCGGATCCTGATCCAGAAGGCCGCCAGCACGATCAAGAACGTTTCGATGGAGCTGGGTGGAAACGCGCCGCTCATCATCTTCGATGACGCCGATCTCGACGCTGCGGTCGAAGGAGCCATGGCCTGCAAGTACCGAAACGGTGGCCAGACGTGCGTTTGCGCCAACCGCATCTTCGTGCAGGACGGCATCTACGAAGCGTTTGCCGAGAAGTTCGCCGCACAGGTCCGTGGCCTCGCCGTGGGCAACGGCCTCGCGGAGGGGACCGAGATCGGTCCGCTGATCGACCGGAATGCGGTTGAGAAGGTCGAGAGCCATGTCAGCGATGCCGTGACCGGGGGCGCGGAGGTCGCAGCTGGCGGTCAACGCCACGATCTCGGCGGCAACTTCTACCAGCCGACGGTCCTGACCGGCGTCAGCCGGACGATGCGCATCTTCCACGAAGAGACGTTCGGGCCAGTGGCGCCGCTCATCCGGTTCTCGTCGGAGGCGGAAGTGATTGAGATGGCCAACGACACCTGCTTCGGCCTGGCCGGCTACTTCTACAGCAGGGACATCGGCCGGATCTGGAGGGTGGCGGAAGCGCTCGAGTACGGGATGGTCGCCGTCAACGCCGGCATCCTGTCCACCGAAGTCGCCCCGTTCGGCGGCGTGAAGGAGTCCGGACTGGGCCGCGAAGGCGCCCAGGAAGGTCTGGAGGAATACCTGGAGACCAAGTACCTGTGTCTGGCCGGCATGTGA
- the glmS gene encoding glutamine--fructose-6-phosphate transaminase (isomerizing): protein MCGIIGVVGASEHGAAPPLLDGLEYLTYRGYDSCGIATLANGRVERRRAAGRVANLRSVLKDAPMAGDTGIAHTRWATHGVPNETNAHPHGNAEVAIVHNGIVENFSLLRAELTDAGHEFETDTDSEAIAHLIVFHLRRGLTPEAAADAAFARLKGAFAVAAIVARAPGRIFVVRHGCPLTIGISEHRTWIGSDALALAPFTDRIIHLDEGDRATVAATGASVRAVDGQPVERPTVTSSIVPTAFGKGGYRHYMQKEIHEQPIVIGDALRALLDTRAMRAEAPELPFRFAELDRLILVGCGTSHYAAGVARHWFEELAQLPVDVDISSEFQDRAPLFGSAGRSAAILISQSGETADTLAVLRQLRAQRVPTVALVNMTSSTMANEADAIVAIHAGSEISVASTKAFTAQLATLACLALAAGRARGRLDSEHEALLAAELTAVPAKMADILAVQNRLQDVASDLIRAPSVLYLGRGPAASVAREGALKMKEISYIHAEAYPMGELKHGPLALIDEHVPTVGIVPSDPLFAKNASNLAEVNARNGPIILVSDDNGISELGETARHTIKVPHSDPFVAPLLYAVPLQLLAYHAAVLKGTDVDNPRNLAKTVTVS, encoded by the coding sequence ATGTGCGGAATCATCGGCGTGGTGGGCGCATCGGAGCATGGTGCCGCGCCGCCCCTCCTCGACGGTCTCGAGTACCTCACCTACCGAGGGTACGACTCCTGCGGGATCGCCACCCTCGCCAACGGACGGGTGGAACGCCGCCGGGCCGCGGGACGGGTCGCGAATCTCCGGTCGGTACTCAAGGACGCGCCGATGGCGGGAGACACCGGGATCGCCCACACCCGTTGGGCCACGCACGGCGTCCCAAACGAGACAAACGCGCATCCGCACGGCAATGCCGAGGTCGCCATCGTCCATAACGGGATCGTCGAGAACTTCTCGTTGCTCCGTGCGGAACTCACCGACGCGGGACACGAGTTCGAGACCGATACCGATTCCGAAGCGATTGCCCATCTCATCGTCTTTCATCTCCGTCGCGGGCTTACTCCGGAAGCCGCGGCCGACGCGGCCTTTGCCCGCCTGAAGGGCGCATTTGCGGTAGCCGCGATCGTAGCGCGGGCACCCGGACGCATTTTCGTGGTGCGACACGGCTGCCCGCTGACCATCGGGATCAGTGAGCACCGAACCTGGATCGGGTCGGATGCCCTCGCGCTCGCGCCGTTCACCGATCGCATCATCCATCTCGACGAAGGTGACCGGGCCACGGTCGCCGCAACCGGAGCCTCCGTACGCGCCGTTGACGGCCAGCCGGTCGAACGACCGACGGTGACGTCAAGCATCGTCCCGACCGCCTTCGGGAAAGGCGGCTACCGGCACTACATGCAGAAGGAGATCCACGAGCAGCCGATTGTGATTGGCGACGCCCTGCGTGCCCTGCTCGACACGCGCGCCATGCGGGCGGAGGCGCCGGAACTGCCGTTTCGGTTCGCCGAGCTGGATCGCTTGATCCTGGTGGGCTGCGGCACCTCGCATTACGCCGCGGGAGTCGCGCGCCACTGGTTTGAGGAGCTGGCGCAACTACCCGTCGACGTGGATATCTCGTCCGAGTTCCAGGACCGGGCCCCGCTGTTCGGTTCTGCGGGGCGGAGCGCCGCCATCCTCATTTCCCAGTCCGGCGAAACCGCCGACACCCTGGCCGTGTTGCGTCAGCTTCGGGCGCAACGGGTACCCACCGTCGCGCTCGTGAACATGACCTCGAGCACCATGGCCAACGAGGCGGACGCGATCGTCGCCATTCATGCCGGCAGTGAAATCAGCGTGGCGTCCACCAAGGCATTTACCGCCCAACTCGCCACCCTGGCCTGCCTGGCGTTGGCCGCCGGTCGGGCCAGGGGCAGGCTGGACTCCGAACACGAGGCCCTGCTGGCTGCGGAGCTGACCGCCGTTCCAGCCAAGATGGCGGACATCCTCGCCGTCCAGAACCGACTTCAGGACGTCGCTTCCGACCTCATCCGCGCCCCCAGCGTCCTGTACCTCGGGAGGGGGCCAGCCGCGTCAGTGGCACGTGAAGGCGCACTGAAGATGAAGGAAATTTCGTACATCCACGCGGAAGCGTACCCAATGGGTGAACTCAAGCACGGTCCTTTGGCCTTGATCGATGAACATGTGCCAACGGTCGGAATCGTCCCGTCGGACCCTCTCTTCGCCAAGAACGCATCCAACCTTGCAGAAGTGAACGCTCGGAACGGACCCATCATCCTGGTGAGCGACGACAACGGCATCAGCGAGCTCGGCGAGACCGCCCGGCACACGATCAAGGTGCCCCACTCCGATCCATTTGTGGCCCCGCTGCTGTACGCGGTCCCCCTTCAGCTTCTGGCCTACCACGCAGCCGTGCTGAAGGGCACGGATGTCGACAACCCGCGCAACTTGGCGAAAACGGTGACCGTGTCCTGA